In Aminiphilus circumscriptus DSM 16581, the sequence GCGTCTTCGAGGGCGCCTGCGGCATGTGGGTGGACCGGCAGACCATCATCCTCGGCACGGGAGTGCGCTCCAACGAGGAGGGAGTCCGCCAGGTCGAGGAGACCCTCCGGTACATGGGTGTCACGGACATCCTCCGCTTCCAGATTCCCTGGGGACACGCCCATCTGGACGGGCTGATGAACATGGTGGACCGGAAGAAGGCCCTGATCTTCCCGTGGCAGACCCCCTACGACGTGATCAAGCCCCTCGTGGATCGGGGCTTCTCCATCATCGAGGCCCCCTCCATCGAAGAGGTGAAGCGGGGCGCGGCGGTGAACCTGGTGGCCCTCGAACCCGGCGTGGTGGTCCTTCCCTCGGGCAATCCCGAGACGCGGAAGGCTCTGGAGAAGGGCGGCGTGGAGGTCATCGAGACAGACGTGACGGAAATTCTCAAGGGGTACGGCTCCCTGCACTGCATGTCCGCCTTCCTGGACCGGGACGAGATCTGAGGTAGCGGGACGGCGCCGGAGGGCTTCCGGAACGATGGAGGCTCTTCCGGGCCACGGAAGGATGGAACGTGGGCTCGAATGGGCAGAGGGGGTTTTTCCGGGCAGCGACGAGAGGAATGAACGGAGATGGAGCGGATTGAGTGTATTGTCACCGCACCGCACGTGTTCACCATGGCCGGGGAGGGCGTGGGATACCGGCCCGATACGGCTCTCGCGGTGGACGGGGGGCGCATCCTCAAGGTAGCGCCCAGAGAAGAAATTTTCGCCCGCTATACGGCCCGCCGCATTCTGGACGGGCGGAATCACGCGCTGTTTCCGGGCTTCCTCGACGTGCACATGCACATGTCCGCCTGCCTCCTCCGGGGAATGGCCCAGGACGTGGGCAACTGGATGATGCACGGTTTCTTTCCCTTTGCCCTGCACCTCGACGGAGAGACACTCCGGGCTGGCACGCGGCTCGCCGTGCTGGAGGCGCTTCGGGCCGGAACGACCACCTTCGGCGAATACGGCATGGAGGCGGATTTCATGGCGTCCCTAGCGGAGGAGGCGGGTTTCCGAGCCCAGGTGACGGTGCATTTTCGGGAGACCGAGGACCGCGTCTACGCACCGGAGGAACTCTACGTCTTCGATCCGGAAAAGGGGCGGAAGGGGGTGGAGCGCTGCCGCGGTGTCTTCGAGCGATGGCACCGCCGCGGAAACGGACGAATCACGGTTCTCTTCGGCCCTCAGGCGCCCGACGCGGTAAGCCTGGAATCGCTGCGGCGGGTCCGGGAACTGGCTTTGGAGTGCGGAACGAAGGTGCATCTCCATCTCGCTCAGGGAGACCGGGAGACGAAACAGATGCTGTGGCGTTACGGCAAAAGGCCCATTCCCTGGCTTTTGGAGATGGGCTTCGCGGACGAACATCTTCTGGCGGTGCACCTCACGGACGCCACGGAGGAAGAGGCCCGCCTTGTGGCGGAAACGGGGGCCTCGCTGGCGCTCTGTTCCGGCTCCATCGGCATTATCGACGGCGTGGTGCCCCCCGCCAGGGTGTTTCAGGACGCGGGAGGATGGGTCGGCCTGGGGAGCGACCAGGCTCCGGGGAACAACTGTCACAACATGCTGAACGAAATGAAGCTCACCGCCCTCTTCAACAAGATCCGCTACGCAGATCCGGAGGTCATGCCGGCCTGGAAGGTGCTGCGCATGGCCACCATCGAGGGTGCCCGTGCCGTGGGACTCGGGGCGGAGGTGGGCTCTCTGGAAGAAGGAAAGAGGGCCGATTTCTTTCTGCTGGACCTGAGAAAGCCCACCATGCTTCCCGTGCATGAGGATCCTCTGCGGAATATCGTTCCCAATCTGGTGTACAGCGCCCGGGGAGACGAGATCTCCCTCGTGGCCGTGGACGGAAACGTGCTCTACGAGGAGGGGCGTTTTCACACCCTCGACGAGGAGCGGATTGTCGACGAGGCGATTCGCCTCGCACGTCCCCTCGGCGCCAAGGGAGCCGCTCTGTTCCGCGAACTCCGTGGCCCCAATGCGCGCTCCATGGAGGAGGGAAAGCTCTAGGCATCCGGTTCACGTTGCCGGGGAACTCGCTTTCCCCAGGGAAGCGGCGTTCCTCTCCGGCAACGTCACCGGGTTCGCTCACCTCGGCGGGGAGAATGTATGCCCATGACATTTCGCCTTATCTGTTCGATCTGCTCTCGTTTCTTTTCTTTCGAGGCAGATCTCTCCCCGTCCCGCCTGCGGTGTTCCACCGATCTCGACGCGGTGCTCAGGTTTCGGGGAGGTACGCTCTTCGGGTGGAAGGGATACGAAAAAAAGCCGTTCCGGGGGATCGCAGCGGACCTCCGGAACGGCTTTCTTCGCTTATTCCGCAATGTCACCTTCGTTCAGGGACGATTTCGGTCCGGGCCCAGGGCCTCCTCGACGGAAGGTGGAGTCTCTCCCGGAACGTTCCAATGAGCGTTTCCCATGAGCACGAAGGATTCAACGGGGATGAGCGGGCGACGCAGAATCTCCACCGTCTCCTGGGAGAGGTTGAGGGACGTGGCGATCTCGGCTCCGGCGGTCCGGACGGCATCGAAGTACCAGGAAAGAGTTTGCCGCATCTCCGGAACATGGAGCAGTTCTCCGGTGGTGCAGAGAAGCGAGCCCAGGAAGCGCTCGTCGTCGCCGTTCGCGAGGAGTTCGAACTCCCGCACCAGGGCGTCGAAATGATGCCGTTCGGGAAAACCGCAGTTGGAAAGAAGAAAGTTCCGTGTCGTGTGCTCGGGATAGCGAGGGGGGTGGGTATAGTGTTCCCCTTTCCGGACAAACCAGGGTTTGGCCAAAGGGAGGGTTCGCTCGAGAATACGTTTCAGGCGGGCCGTCATGCCGTAGTGATAGAGCGGTGTCGCCCAGATCGTCAGGTCCGACGCCAGCATTTTTTCGAGGACCCGGGGCATGTCGTCCTTGTGGACGCAGATACCGGGCGTCTTGTTCCAGCAGGCGAAGCACCCAAGGCAGTCCCGGATCTCCATATCCACCGCGTAGAGCGTCTCCGACGATGCCCCCTGCGTTGCGGCGCCCTCCAGCAAAGTCTTGAGGAGGATGTCGGTATTGCTGTTCCGTCCCCGGGGACTTCCGTTCAGGGCAAGGATGCGAAAGGATGTGTCCGTCACGGAGCATCCGTCCTTTCTCTACTCGCCAGAGAAGGATTTTTTGCGCGGAAGTGCTTTCCGTGCTCCGTTCACTCGCTGATGAGAGAGCCGCAGAACTCGCACTCCCGGGGATGTCCCGGGGTGACGATGTTGTTGGCGCCACAGCTCCGGCAGGTGACGAGCCGCGGAACCGGCGGAACCGCACTCCGCTCCGGCGTTTCGGAAATCCGGTGGTTGGCGGAGGGGGCTTCGCTCTGTCTCGCCTCCCCGGTTTGCGCTTCCATCCGTCGTTCCAGATCGGCCTCCATGGCGAGATGGCGTTCCACTGCGGGAACCACCACGCGCTTGGCTCCCTCGTTCAGGTAGGCGTCGGGAAGATAGCCCGTGCGGATTAAAAAGCCGATTTCCGAGGCGACCTTGTCGGGGCGCTTGGAGACGATGCGGGCGATCTCGTCGATCTCGAAGAAACGCTTGTTCACGATCACGTCCAGATATTCCCGCACCATCTTTCCTCGATAGACGAGCTTGTTGCCGAAACGCCAGAGGATGAAACCGAGAAGCGTGAAGGTGATCGCCAGGCCGACCACGAACTCCCCTTCGCGTCCGAGCGTGTCCCCGTAGAGGTTCTGCTGTTCCTGGTAATAGCTGTATCCGCCGATGGCGAAGACCAGCATGACGACGATCCCCACGACTTTGAGAATGCGTCCCGTGGAGATGCTCGCATGACGGTCCCGGGCGAGGCGCATCACGAGGAGCAGCACGCCGAGGGGCCAGAAGATCATGGACACGACGATGAAGGGCCAGGAAAGATACCAGGGAACCTGAAGTCGCTTGGCGTACTCGGAAGAAGACATGACGTATCTCTCCTCCTCGGAAGGCTCTGTGCGGAAGCGCTGGCGCGCTCGACCGGGAATCTTTTCTTCGGACCGACGCTGGGGCGGTCGGGCGGTGGAAGAATTCAGGCCCGTCTCGCCGGAGTACGCTGTCTCACTTGAGACGGAGAAGACGGGCGTTGCGCTCTTTGAGAAGGCGCTCCGCCTCGGAGAGCAACCGCTCCCCTTCCTGGGGTCCACTTCCGTCGGAAGAATCCGCGCCCGACAGGCGCAACGTCTCCAGAAGGTTCGCGAGGCGCTCCTCCTCCGCTGCCAGAGAGGGATGGCTCATGGGATCGCTGTAGCGGAGCGCTTCCGCAAGGGAGCGGAGACGTGTGGCGAAGGAGCCGGTCTCTTCGCCTAGGGAGAAGGCTTCGGCGGCCTGGTCCGCTTTTGTCGCGAGATCCGCGAGGCGGAGGCGGCTGTGGCGCGCTTCCTCGTCGTTGCGACCCGTGGAGAGGACCACCATGGAAAGAAAACCTCCGAGGACGAGGAAGAGCACGGCGCCTCCCACGTGGAGCGCCACGTAGGCCGGTACGGAGAGCGTCCAACTGCGGGTGACGAGGACTGCGGCGAGGACGAAGAGATCGTAGAAACAGATCATGGTGCCGAGAGAGAAGAGAGACGGCAACGGCGCGACCCGCTCGTCCCCCGCGATCACCTGGAGAATCCCGTAGCCGAAGGAGAGGACGGTACAGAAGGCGAGCGTGCCGAAGGAGATCCAGAAATGCGTGTTCCGCATCTCCGGAGAGGTGAGCAGAAACGTCACCACCGTCGCTCCCGCCACGGCGATGCCCAGGAGAAACAGAAGGATCAGGCTGAACGTGAGCTTTCTCATGGCGCGTCTTCCTTCCTTGAGGGGGTTTCTCACGAAGCTGTTCCGGAGGAGTCGTCCGACGGGCCGGCCATCCGGGCGCCGCACTCGGAACAGAAGCGCGTTTCCGGCGCGACCTCCTTGCCGCATTCCGGACAGAAGCGCTTCGGCGGTGTCGCCGCGCTCTTCGCCTCGTCTCCGTCCACGGCGGTTCCGCAGGAGGGGCAGAACTTCATGGCCCGCGTGACGGGCTCGCCGCACTTGGTGCAGGGAAAGGGAAGCGGTGTGGCGCACTGCATGCACGCCGTCGCCCGCTCGGGGTTGTCCGCGCCGCATTTGGGGCAGGGACGGTAGGGGTCGCCGCAGGAGGGGCAGAAGCGCGATCCCTTGGGAAGCGGATTGCCGCATTTGTTGCACAGGGGCACCTCGGAGGGAGTTTCGGGCACCTTGCGCGGAGGTTCTTCACCGCGGAGGATGTTGGCCCCGCAGGTGAGGCAGAATTGGGCGCCCGGAGGGTTGTGCGTGCGGCAGCGAGCGCAGAAGACCGAACCGCCTCCGGTCTGGAGCTGCCCTGCCATCTGTCCCGCCGCGGCACCGAAGGCGCCGCCGAGTCCGAAGCCGAGCCCGGCTCCGAGTCCGGCCCCGAGGAGCCCCGAACCGCTTCCTTCGTTGCCCGCGGCGGTCTGGAGCGTGTCAAAGGTCCGCATCTGCTGGTAGGTGTATCCCATGATCTCCATCTTGGCCCGCTCCGCCAGGGCTTTCTTGAGTTCCTGCACGGCGGGATCCTCTTCCGGCACGTTGATGGAGTTCACGAAAAAGTTCACCGCTTCGATGCCGTAGTCGGCGAAGATTCCGCCGACGCGCTGTTTCATGTGTTCGGAGATCTCGTCGAGATAGGCGTTCACCTGGAGAATGCTGATGTTCTTCTTGATCAGGTAGGTGGAGATCAGATCCTTCACTTTGGTGAGAAGCACTCCGCGGAAGAAGCGCTGGAGAGTGCTCTTGTCGAAGGAGGGAACGGCGCCGACGAGTTTCACCAGAAACTTGCGGGAGTCCTCGATGCGCACGCCGAACTGCCCGTGGGACCGCACGGGAATGAAGATACGGTATGAAGGGTCCTGCAACTGGATGGGATCGGAGGTTCCCCATTTCACGTCCAGAGAGTGCACCTTGTTGATGAACCACACTTCGGCCTTGAAGGGGGACTCGCCGCCGAAGGGAAGATTGATGAGCTTGTTCAGCAGAGGAATGTTGTTCGTGCTGAGCGTATGACGTCCCGGACCGTAGAGGTCGAGGGCCTGACCGTTCTTGAACAGAATCGCCTCCTGTGCCTCGCGGACGACGAGCTGGGTCCATGTGCCCAGTTCATCGCTCCGGGAGGGATCGGCGGCGTTCGCGTATTTCCACGCGAAGACTTCGTGCGGATCCGGTCCGAGATATTCCACGACCTCCACAATGGCCATGGGGCGGACATCTCCTTTCCTGTACGTCTACGTCGCTTCGGGCTCTTCTTCCGCTTCCGAATCCGGGGGGCGGAGCAGTGTTCTTCCGGCGCGCTCTCAGTTTTTTCGGATGCTCTTCCGCCTGTGCGCCAGGGTTCCCAGAGGAAGCAGGAGCAACAGCCATCCCGAAGGTGTCAGGCCCAGGGAACAGCCGCCGCCCTCGCCGTCTCCGCTCCCCGTTGGGACGGGAGGAGGCAGGCTACCGCTCGAAAGGGCCAGGCAGAGCGGATCCAGGAGGAGGCCGTCGTAGGCGCCGTCATAGATAACCAGATAGCCGATGCCTCCGTCGTCGAGAGCGACCACGGCTTCGTCGGGAGAATCCACGAGGAGGAGGCGGAAGGTTATGGTGAACCGCCCCGTGGCGGCATCGTAGCCCGCCTCGAAAAAGTTCCGCCAGGAATTTCCCGCCAGATTCACGAGGTTCACCGCGCCCTCCTCGAAATGTTTGAAGAGATGGATCTTTTCGAAGATGGCCGTGGTCTGGTCCTGGACGGTTTCCATGGAGGCCTCGAAGTCTGCGATGGTGGCCGCGTCCCAGACGGTGAGAAGATCCGCGCTGGAGAACTCCCAGGAGATCAGGAGGGGCAATCCAGGGTATTTTCCGGGCGGGATGGTCTGATCCACGCTGATGGAGAACTGGAACGCTTTGAAGACGTCCCTCACGGAGGGCACGTAGAGAGGGTGGACCTCCTCGAAGGTCACCGGGCCTATTTTCGTGAGAAACACCACCTCGTCCAGCCCCTGGGGAACATCCGTGCTGATGGCCTGGAGCGTCGCGCTGCCCATGGCGAAGGGGGTGAAGAGCGGCGTATAGGGGACGACGTCGAGAGAGATGTCGTAGGTGACGTCCAGGCGGTATCCTCCCACTCCCGTGAGGTGCAGGTCCGGAGAGACGGTCATGCCGAGGAAGCGGAAGGACCTGAGCAGTGCTCCGAATCCGGGGAAAACGTGAGGAACGTCGGCGCTCGCTTCACCGAAGAGGTAGCGGTTCCGGACGAGTTCGCTTCCCTCCACGTTCACCGTGTTGGTTCCCCAGTTTCTCAGACGAATCCAGAGACGGTCGTTGGGTGCCGCGAGTACCCGGAGCGGAATGGCCTGATCTACAGGTTCGAAGGTGTAGGTGCGGAATCGGGAGGGTTCGACAGAGCCTACGGCGAAGCCCACCTCGAACAGGTCAGGACGCCGGAGGAGCGTCATGACAAAGGGGAGCCGCGCCGCATCCGTGTCGGGAGAGACCGCGTCGGAGGAGACCGCGAGAAAGGCGGGAAAGGTGCCGTAGGTACGGGTGCCGAAATCCCAGGTGAGCGCGGTCTCCTTCCGGACGTCGCCGGAGACGAAGGAGAGGGAACGGGCCGTGATGCCCGTTCCGCCGAGGGTCACATCCAGGGAGCGGGCCGGATCCTCGTGGGAGACCGGAAGAGTCAGGGTGCCCTTGGGAAGCACCGTGCGCACGAGGAACGGGTCGAGCTGGGATCCGGCGCAGCGGGTGTTTCCGAAGACGACGAGAGGTGCCTCCGAAGCGACGGTGACGGAAAAGGATTCCGTCTGGGAGGCCCCGCCGTCGAAGACTTCTCCCAGGGCGAAGAGGTCCGTGTTGCTCTCCAGAGGAAAGGGCGGCAGTTGTGAGATGGAGAAGGCTCCTCCCACGGCGGCTGCCGCGAGGAGGCAGAACGCAGGAAGAAGAAAGACGCGGAAAAATGTGGTCGTCTTTTTCACGACGAGCACCATCCTTTCACGGGACATAAACCAGCATGGCCTCCGGGAGGTCCGGAAGCCTTCCGGTGTGAAACGAAGAGGACGGCAACGAATGCTTCGGCCATTATACCGCGTTCGGTTCCTCTTCGAGCGCCTCGGTGATGCGAATCTCTTCGCACGCGGCGAGGGGCATCACCATGGGAGGGGTCAGTTTTCCCACCTCGGGGTGGAACGTCAGGCTCAACCTCGGACGGTGCGGTGCCTCGGCGGGAATGGCCGTGACGAGCCCCACGTGTCCCGTGGAGAGCCGAAGCCACGTTCCCACGGGATAGGGGGCCACGACGCGGAAAAAGGCCTCCACCACCCGTGGGTCGAAGAGCGAGCCGCTCCCTTCGAGAATGAGAGCGTGGGCCTCCCAGGGAGTCCGGCAGGGACGGTAAGGCCTCGGGGAGACGAGGGCGTCGTAGACGTCCGCCACGGCGACGATGCGACTGAGGAGATGGATTTCCTCTCCCCTGAGGCCGCCGGGATAGCCGCTTCCGTCCCACCGCTCATGGTGCTGCAGCGCCACGATACGTGCGGTGGGCCAAACAAGATCATGCCCCGCGAGGAGATCCCATCCTCCTCGCGGGTGAAGGTTCACGAGAGAGCGTTCCTCTCTGTCGAGAGGTCCCTTCTTGTCCACGATCTCCGAAGGAATGGCGGCCATGCCAAGATCGTGCAGCAGGGCGCCCAGTCCGAGATTGTAGAGCTGCGCGTAGGAAAAGGAAAGCTCTTGTCCGAGCAGCAGACTCGTGGTGGCCACGAGAGCGCTGTGGGTGAAAATGTACCCGTCGTGTCCCCGGATGGCGAGAAAACGGAGGACGAGACGGTCGGAGCGGTCGAAGACGTCCTCCAAAATGTCCCGAAGGACGCTCTGAATCCGCTCCATCCGCTCCGGAGGCAGATGGTTGCCCCGTGCGGCCGTGGCGGTGGCGAAAAGATCCTGCAATTCTTTCAGGGCCCGTTGGAACGTCTCGGGGTGGAGAAGGGGCTCCTCCGCCGCGTCGGGAAAACGCCGATCCCTGATGTACACGAAGGGAACCGCCTGTTTTTTCAGGAGAGCGATGGTTCGCTCCGTCAGGACCAGGTCCTCCCGGAGCAGCAGGGCTCCCGTGGAGGAGAGTATGGGCAGGGCAAGGAGCATTCCCGCTTCCAGCGCTTCCGTCCGAACGAGGCGCATGGGATCAGCTCCTCGTCAGGACCAGGGCGGTGAGAGCCGCCAACTCCCCCGCCACGGCGGAGGCGCCGAGAACGTCCCCGTTCGTGCCGCCCAGGAGATGCCGGGCGAAGCGGCACAGCCCCCATCCGGCCAGAAAGGCCGCCGTCATGGAGACGAGCCACTGTCGCGGCCCCAGCGGAAGAAGAAGGGAGGCGCAGAGCAGCCCCCGGAAGAGCTCCACCTTGCCGAAGGGAATCACATAGTCCCGGGCCAGCCCCGTCTCCCAGGGGTAGGTGCCGAAAAAAGCCGCCGCGAGGAGCGCAAAGCGTCCCGCACAGGCCCCGAGCGCGAGCAGGAGCGGCCACGATCCGGGAGGAAGGGTTTCCGTCAGGGAAGTCCACAGGCCAAGGGCGACCACCAGAAAAATCGCGCCGTATCCACCGATGCGGCTGTCCTTCATGACCTTTCGCAGCGCCTCGCCGCGTTTGCCGCTCCCCCACCCGTCCGCCAGGTCCGTCCAGCCGTCGAGGTGGAGCGACCACCCGAGCAGGGCATAGAGCGCCAGCGCTCCCCACGCGGCGGCTCGGGGAGGCATGCCGAGAGCGCAAAGGCCGCCGCCGCCGCCGGCGAGTCCTCCCAGCAGGGCTCCCACGAGGGGCGCGAACGTGAGGGCCGACGCGGGAGAAACGGGCTGTCGCGGCCAGAAGCGGGAAGGGATGGGAATTCGGGAGAGAAATCCCAGAAGAAAGACGAATTCGGCGTAGAGACGCGCCGGAATCGCGGTGGGAATCATGGCGTGAAGATCCTTTCTGTTCCGTTGGGCTCCATTGCGCCCGCAGCACGAGGACGCATCATCGTCATAGGTCCGGCATGTCCGG encodes:
- a CDS encoding HD-GYP domain-containing protein, which gives rise to MRLVRTEALEAGMLLALPILSSTGALLLREDLVLTERTIALLKKQAVPFVYIRDRRFPDAAEEPLLHPETFQRALKELQDLFATATAARGNHLPPERMERIQSVLRDILEDVFDRSDRLVLRFLAIRGHDGYIFTHSALVATTSLLLGQELSFSYAQLYNLGLGALLHDLGMAAIPSEIVDKKGPLDREERSLVNLHPRGGWDLLAGHDLVWPTARIVALQHHERWDGSGYPGGLRGEEIHLLSRIVAVADVYDALVSPRPYRPCRTPWEAHALILEGSGSLFDPRVVEAFFRVVAPYPVGTWLRLSTGHVGLVTAIPAEAPHRPRLSLTFHPEVGKLTPPMVMPLAACEEIRITEALEEEPNAV
- a CDS encoding dimethylarginine dimethylaminohydrolase family protein is translated as MSEREHLDFDDYGEKWFSDDASFEEDLKHVWGRRWSVSSEVGKLRAVLLRRPGKEIENMTDPAAWRWGAVMDSERARAQHDAFAEIYRKAGAEVFYVEEQREDRPNALFMRDNVLGTPEGAILCRQATRFRRGEERAVAAALGRIGCPIVRTVSGRGVFEGACGMWVDRQTIILGTGVRSNEEGVRQVEETLRYMGVTDILRFQIPWGHAHLDGLMNMVDRKKALIFPWQTPYDVIKPLVDRGFSIIEAPSIEEVKRGAAVNLVALEPGVVVLPSGNPETRKALEKGGVEVIETDVTEILKGYGSLHCMSAFLDRDEI
- a CDS encoding adenosylcobinamide-GDP ribazoletransferase, with product MIPTAIPARLYAEFVFLLGFLSRIPIPSRFWPRQPVSPASALTFAPLVGALLGGLAGGGGGLCALGMPPRAAAWGALALYALLGWSLHLDGWTDLADGWGSGKRGEALRKVMKDSRIGGYGAIFLVVALGLWTSLTETLPPGSWPLLLALGACAGRFALLAAAFFGTYPWETGLARDYVIPFGKVELFRGLLCASLLLPLGPRQWLVSMTAAFLAGWGLCRFARHLLGGTNGDVLGASAVAGELAALTALVLTRS
- a CDS encoding flavodoxin family protein codes for the protein MTDTSFRILALNGSPRGRNSNTDILLKTLLEGAATQGASSETLYAVDMEIRDCLGCFACWNKTPGICVHKDDMPRVLEKMLASDLTIWATPLYHYGMTARLKRILERTLPLAKPWFVRKGEHYTHPPRYPEHTTRNFLLSNCGFPERHHFDALVREFELLANGDDERFLGSLLCTTGELLHVPEMRQTLSWYFDAVRTAGAEIATSLNLSQETVEILRRPLIPVESFVLMGNAHWNVPGETPPSVEEALGPDRNRP
- a CDS encoding amidohydrolase family protein, with the protein product MERIECIVTAPHVFTMAGEGVGYRPDTALAVDGGRILKVAPREEIFARYTARRILDGRNHALFPGFLDVHMHMSACLLRGMAQDVGNWMMHGFFPFALHLDGETLRAGTRLAVLEALRAGTTTFGEYGMEADFMASLAEEAGFRAQVTVHFRETEDRVYAPEELYVFDPEKGRKGVERCRGVFERWHRRGNGRITVLFGPQAPDAVSLESLRRVRELALECGTKVHLHLAQGDRETKQMLWRYGKRPIPWLLEMGFADEHLLAVHLTDATEEEARLVAETGASLALCSGSIGIIDGVVPPARVFQDAGGWVGLGSDQAPGNNCHNMLNEMKLTALFNKIRYADPEVMPAWKVLRMATIEGARAVGLGAEVGSLEEGKRADFFLLDLRKPTMLPVHEDPLRNIVPNLVYSARGDEISLVAVDGNVLYEEGRFHTLDEERIVDEAIRLARPLGAKGAALFRELRGPNARSMEEGKL
- a CDS encoding SPFH domain-containing protein, which codes for MAIVEVVEYLGPDPHEVFAWKYANAADPSRSDELGTWTQLVVREAQEAILFKNGQALDLYGPGRHTLSTNNIPLLNKLINLPFGGESPFKAEVWFINKVHSLDVKWGTSDPIQLQDPSYRIFIPVRSHGQFGVRIEDSRKFLVKLVGAVPSFDKSTLQRFFRGVLLTKVKDLISTYLIKKNISILQVNAYLDEISEHMKQRVGGIFADYGIEAVNFFVNSINVPEEDPAVQELKKALAERAKMEIMGYTYQQMRTFDTLQTAAGNEGSGSGLLGAGLGAGLGFGLGGAFGAAAGQMAGQLQTGGGSVFCARCRTHNPPGAQFCLTCGANILRGEEPPRKVPETPSEVPLCNKCGNPLPKGSRFCPSCGDPYRPCPKCGADNPERATACMQCATPLPFPCTKCGEPVTRAMKFCPSCGTAVDGDEAKSAATPPKRFCPECGKEVAPETRFCSECGARMAGPSDDSSGTAS